In one window of Streptomyces sp. FXJ1.172 DNA:
- the chvE gene encoding multiple monosaccharide ABC transporter substrate-binding protein, giving the protein MRNRRTALAAIAGAASLALTLTACGQSGSGGSKEKTGDVKGATIGIAMPTKSSERWINDGNDMVKNLQAKGYKTKLVYGEDDPSTQVSQIENLITQGVKGLIIAAIDNKSLNNVLQEAKQANIPVIAYDRLILGTKNVDYYASFDNEKVGTLQGTYIVHKLGLDSGKTGPFNIELFAGSNDDNNTQYFFDGAMKVFKPYIDKKQLVVKSGQTKLNQVTTLRWDGATAQKRMEDILTSTYTSGKVDAVLSPYDGISIGIIAALKSDGYGSASKPLPVITGQDAELASVKSIIAGQQTQTVFKDSRKETAVAVTMVDDVLHGKKPQVNDTTTYTNGAKVVPSFLLQPVSVDKTNYEDVLVKGGYYTDSQLK; this is encoded by the coding sequence ATGCGCAACCGCAGAACGGCACTCGCCGCGATAGCCGGAGCAGCCTCGCTCGCCCTCACGCTGACCGCCTGCGGGCAGAGCGGCTCGGGCGGCAGCAAGGAGAAGACGGGCGACGTCAAGGGCGCCACGATCGGCATCGCGATGCCGACGAAGTCCTCCGAGCGGTGGATCAACGACGGCAACGACATGGTCAAGAACCTCCAGGCCAAGGGCTACAAGACCAAGCTGGTCTACGGCGAGGACGACCCGAGCACCCAGGTCTCGCAGATCGAGAACCTGATCACGCAGGGCGTCAAGGGCCTGATCATCGCGGCCATCGACAACAAGTCCCTGAACAACGTGCTCCAGGAGGCCAAGCAGGCCAACATCCCGGTGATCGCCTACGACCGGCTCATCCTCGGCACCAAGAACGTCGACTACTACGCCTCGTTCGACAACGAGAAGGTCGGCACCCTCCAGGGCACCTACATCGTGCACAAGCTCGGCCTGGACAGCGGCAAGACGGGCCCGTTCAACATCGAGCTGTTCGCCGGGTCGAACGACGACAACAACACCCAGTACTTCTTCGACGGCGCGATGAAGGTGTTCAAGCCGTACATCGACAAGAAGCAGCTGGTGGTCAAGTCCGGGCAGACCAAGCTCAACCAGGTCACCACCCTGCGCTGGGACGGTGCCACCGCGCAGAAGCGCATGGAGGACATCCTCACCTCCACGTACACGAGCGGCAAGGTCGACGCGGTGCTCTCGCCGTACGACGGCATCTCCATCGGCATCATCGCCGCCCTGAAGTCGGACGGTTACGGCTCCGCGAGCAAGCCGCTGCCCGTCATCACCGGCCAGGACGCCGAGCTGGCCTCGGTGAAGTCGATCATCGCGGGCCAGCAGACCCAGACCGTCTTCAAGGACAGCCGCAAGGAGACGGCGGTCGCGGTGACCATGGTCGACGACGTCCTGCACGGCAAGAAGCCGCAGGTCAACGACACCACGACCTACACCAACGGCGCCAAGGTCGTCCCCTCCTTCCTGCTCCAGCCGGTGAGCGTGGACAAGACCAACTACGAGGACGTCCTGGTCAAGGGCGGCTACTACACCGACTCCCAGCTCAAGTGA
- the mmsA gene encoding multiple monosaccharide ABC transporter ATP-binding protein, with product MAGPVLEMRSIVKTFPGVKALSDVTLTVRQGEVHAICGENGAGKSTLMKVLSGVHPHGTYEGEILFEGEVCTFKDIRASEQRGIVIIHQELALSPYLSLAENIFLGNEHARGGFIDWRETLRHATELLRRVGLKDHPETRVADIGVGKQQLVEIAKALSKKVKLLILDEPTAALNDEDSDKLLNLILELKNQGITSIIISHKLNEIRKVADSVTIIRDGRSIETLDVKARETTEDRIISGMVGRDLDHRFPERTPHEAEEGAAPALEIRNWTVLHPIDQQRKVVDDVSINVRRGEIVGIAGLMGAGRTELAMSVFGRTYGRYAGGTVLKDGTEIRTKSVAEAVEHGIAYVTEDRKHYGLNLIDTINRNISLTALKKVARRGVVDEQAERQVSEGFRKSMNIKAPTVFEPVGKLSGGNQQKVVLSKWIFAGPDVLILDEPTRGIDVGAKYEIYTVIDQLAAQGKAVVFISSELPELLGMCDRIYTMAAGRLTGEVPRAEATQEELMRHMTKDKAPTDATDNAKDEEVTR from the coding sequence ATGGCGGGACCCGTCCTGGAAATGCGCTCGATCGTCAAGACCTTTCCCGGTGTCAAAGCGCTGTCGGACGTCACGCTGACCGTCCGCCAGGGCGAGGTCCACGCCATCTGCGGGGAGAACGGCGCCGGCAAGTCCACCCTGATGAAGGTGCTCTCCGGCGTCCATCCGCACGGCACCTACGAAGGCGAGATCCTCTTCGAGGGGGAGGTCTGCACCTTCAAGGACATCCGGGCGAGCGAGCAGCGCGGCATCGTCATCATCCACCAGGAGCTGGCGCTCTCCCCGTACCTCTCCCTGGCGGAGAACATCTTCCTCGGCAACGAGCACGCCAGGGGCGGGTTCATCGACTGGCGGGAGACCCTGCGGCACGCCACCGAGCTGCTGCGCCGGGTCGGTCTCAAGGACCACCCGGAGACCCGCGTCGCCGACATCGGCGTGGGCAAGCAGCAGCTGGTGGAGATCGCGAAGGCGCTCTCGAAGAAGGTGAAGCTCCTCATCCTGGACGAGCCGACCGCGGCGCTGAACGACGAGGACAGCGACAAACTCCTCAACCTCATCCTGGAGCTGAAGAACCAGGGCATCACCTCGATCATCATCTCCCACAAGCTCAACGAGATCCGCAAGGTCGCCGACTCGGTGACGATCATCCGCGACGGGCGGTCCATCGAGACGCTCGACGTGAAGGCGCGGGAGACGACCGAGGACCGGATCATCAGCGGCATGGTGGGCCGCGACCTCGACCACCGCTTCCCCGAGCGCACCCCGCACGAGGCCGAGGAGGGCGCGGCGCCCGCGCTGGAGATCCGCAACTGGACCGTGCTGCACCCGATCGACCAGCAGCGCAAGGTCGTGGACGATGTGTCGATCAACGTCCGCCGGGGCGAGATCGTCGGCATCGCGGGCCTGATGGGCGCCGGCCGCACCGAGCTCGCGATGAGCGTCTTCGGCCGTACCTACGGCCGGTACGCGGGCGGCACGGTCCTCAAGGACGGCACGGAGATCCGTACGAAGTCCGTCGCCGAGGCGGTGGAGCACGGCATCGCGTACGTCACCGAGGACCGCAAGCACTACGGCCTCAACCTCATCGACACCATCAACCGGAACATCTCGCTGACCGCGCTGAAGAAGGTCGCGCGGCGGGGCGTGGTGGACGAGCAGGCGGAGCGGCAGGTCTCCGAGGGCTTCCGCAAGTCGATGAACATCAAGGCGCCGACGGTCTTCGAGCCGGTGGGCAAGCTGTCCGGCGGCAACCAGCAGAAGGTCGTCCTCAGCAAGTGGATCTTCGCGGGCCCGGACGTGCTGATCCTGGACGAGCCCACCCGCGGCATCGACGTGGGCGCCAAGTACGAGATCTACACGGTCATCGACCAACTGGCAGCCCAGGGCAAGGCGGTCGTCTTCATCTCCTCCGAGCTGCCGGAACTGCTGGGCATGTGCGACCGCATCTACACGATGGCCGCCGGGCGGCTGACCGGTGAGGTGCCGCGGGCCGAGGCCACGCAGGAAGAGCTGATGCGCCATATGACGAAAGACAAGGCGCCGACGGACGCGACGGACAACGCAAAGGACGAAGAGGTAACGCGATGA
- a CDS encoding zinc-dependent alcohol dehydrogenase yields MSPRGSQVVVEAPGSHRVEEHTPRAPGPGEALVAVHAVGICGSDREVYQGNRPEGYVRYPLTPGHEWSGTVSAVGAGVPVSLVGRKVVGEGFRNCQVCDRCHAGETTLCTDGYEETGFTQPGAMAATLTLPARLLHALPDDADLTAAALLEPAACIAAAALKGNARPGERVAVVGTGTLGMFAVQFLKAVSPSELLVVGTRNDREALSRQFGATGFRTKDQPLPDDFDVVVETAGSASAARTAASLLRRGGRLVLTGIPAPGADGLDPTDLVVRQLEVHTVFGAPPDAWAHTVRVFGAGLLDPLPLVTHELPLTEFPQAIELVGAGDPKVGKVLLRPVPA; encoded by the coding sequence GTGAGCCCCCGCGGTTCCCAGGTCGTCGTCGAGGCGCCGGGCAGCCACCGGGTCGAGGAGCACACGCCCCGCGCCCCCGGTCCCGGCGAGGCGCTGGTCGCCGTGCACGCGGTCGGCATCTGCGGCAGCGACCGCGAGGTGTACCAGGGCAACCGGCCCGAAGGGTACGTCCGTTATCCGCTGACGCCGGGCCACGAGTGGTCGGGAACGGTGTCGGCGGTGGGCGCCGGTGTCCCCGTGTCCCTCGTCGGGCGCAAGGTCGTCGGCGAGGGCTTCCGCAACTGCCAGGTGTGCGACCGCTGTCACGCGGGCGAGACCACGCTGTGCACCGACGGCTACGAGGAGACCGGCTTCACCCAGCCGGGCGCCATGGCCGCCACGCTCACCCTGCCGGCCCGGCTGCTGCACGCCCTGCCGGACGACGCCGACCTCACGGCCGCCGCCCTGCTGGAGCCCGCCGCCTGTATCGCGGCGGCGGCCCTGAAGGGCAACGCGCGGCCGGGCGAGCGGGTCGCGGTGGTCGGCACCGGGACGCTCGGGATGTTCGCCGTGCAGTTCCTGAAGGCGGTCTCGCCGAGCGAGCTGCTGGTGGTCGGGACCCGGAACGACCGCGAGGCCCTGTCCCGGCAGTTCGGCGCCACCGGCTTCCGCACCAAGGACCAGCCGCTCCCCGACGACTTCGACGTCGTCGTCGAGACCGCCGGATCCGCGTCCGCCGCGCGCACCGCCGCCTCCCTGCTGCGGCGCGGCGGACGCCTGGTCCTGACCGGGATCCCGGCGCCGGGCGCGGACGGGCTCGACCCGACCGACCTCGTCGTACGGCAGCTGGAGGTGCACACCGTCTTCGGGGCGCCGCCGGATGCCTGGGCGCACACGGTGCGGGTGTTCGGTGCCGGGCTGCTCGACCCGCTGCCGCTGGTGACGCACGAGCTGCCGCTGACCGAGTTCCCGCAGGCCATCGAGCTGGTCGGGGCGGGCGACCCGAAGGTGGGCAAGGTGCTGCTCCGCCCAGTGCCTGCCTGA